The Rubripirellula reticaptiva DNA window ATTCCGGTTGTCTTGATCGCGATGGGGTCGATCGTTTCGTACCTGTTGAAATCCGGCAGAATCGAATCTTCGGTGGCCACGGACGTGCTGGGCAGTCTCGGTGATAAGAACATTGCGTTGGGAATCGCGGTCGTTTTCGCCTTTTCGTTGCTGCGCAATTGCCCGGCCCGCATTCGAGCGACGCTGGTCGGTCGATCGCTGGCGTCAGCCGGCAACATCATTCTGATCACTTCCGCCGGCGGTGCGTTCGGTGCGATGCTGCGCCAGGCCGGAATCGAAGAAGCCGTCGGTGACCTTGCCGGCGGTGTTCCCGGATTGATGATCCTGCCCGTCGCGTTCTTGGTGACCGCAGCGATCCGAACGCTTCAGGGCTCGGCAACCGTCGCGATGATCACGGCGGCCGGAGTCTTGCAGGGGCTGGCCCAAGCCGATTCGTTGCCGTTTCATCCGGTCTACTTGGCGATGGCGATCGGTGCGGGCAGCAAGCCGATTTCGTGGATGACCGACAGTGCATTTTGGATCATCACTCGAATGAGCGGCATGACGGAAAGCGAGGGACTGAAAACGATCTCGCCCATGAGCACCGCGCTGGGGTTCTCGGCCTTGACGGTCACAATGATCTTCGCGGCAATTTACCCGGCGGTCTGATCAAGTTCCTTTGATTTCGGTCGTCGCGTCCACTCCATCGCGGTTCCCGTCCACCCGTTGACGGCCCCGACCGGATCGCCAACCCTAAACGTCGTAAAAAACACGTAAACGGCAAGGGTAAACACTCATGGGACTCGGAATCGCACTGAAAGCCTTCTCGGCTGCGCTCTTCGACGCACAAAAGTCCGATCAAATCGCCAAATTGCTCGCCGGGGAACCGATCGCGGCATCGAAACCCGCGGCGCTCGAATCGCCCAAGCAAGCCGAGCCGACGAAGCCGATTCTGCCTGCCAAGCCCGCACGCGACTCGGCCGTCACCTTGCTGGCCACGTTGCAGCGAGAAGCCCGTTTGATTGACCTGCTGCAGGAAGACCTCGGCAAGTACTCCGACGCTCAGGTCGGCGCCGCCGCTCGACCGTGTCTGCAACAGTGCGGTGGTACGCTGAGACGGTTGTTTGAAATCAAGCCGCTTGTCGACGATGCTGAAGGATCGACCGTGGTAGTCGGCGACAGTCCTTCGCCGATGCGATACCAGTGGGTTGGCGAAGGAACGGCCGCCTCTGGCAAGCTGATCCATCCGGGGTGGCAAGCTGCCAAAGTCGAATTGCCCGAGTGGTCTGGCCAGGCCGCCGATGCGAACGTGATCGCGCCTGCTCAAGTGAAAGCAAATTAGTTTTATGGCTGCAAAGTTTTCTGTCGGAATCGACCTTGGCACGACGAATTCGGTCGTTGCCTTTACGCCGATCGCCGGGTTACCAGCGGATTCACCAGAGTCGCAGGGCGCACCGAAGACGCCCGCAAGTGAGCCTTCGATCTCGCTATTGCCGATTCCCCAGCTCGTTGGTCCCGGTCAAGTCGAATCGCGATCGTCGCTGCCGTCGTTCCTGTATTTGCCTCGTGAAGGCGAAGTCGAATCGCTGAAGACGTCGCTGGTTGGCGATCCACAAAAAGGCATCGCCGGTCACTATGCCCGCGCTCAATCGGCCGACAATCCTCAGCGCGTGGTCGTGGCGGCCAAAAGCTGGTTGTGTCACGGCCGCGTGGGGCGGACCGAAGCGGTTTTGCCGTGGCAATCGCCGCCGGAAGTCACCAAAGTCTCGTCGCTCGATTGCACTCGCCGATTCTTGACGCACCTCGTCGCCGCTTGGCACGATGCACATCCGGACGCGCCGCTACGCGAACAGCAGGTCGTGTTGACCGTCCCGGCCTCGTTCGACCCAGCCGCTCGCGACTTGACTCGCCAAGCCGCGGTGGAATCCGGATTGCCCGCCGATTTCTTGTTGCTCGAAGAACCGCAGGCCGCGGTCTATCACTGGCTGGCGACGCATGCAGCCGATTGGCGACAAACCCTCTCCGCCGGCGACGTGTTGCTGGTCATTGATGTCGGCGGCGGTACGACCGACCTGACGTTGGTGAACGTGGATGAAACCGATGGTGATCTGACTCTGAATCGATTGGCGGTTGGAAATCACTTGTTGCTCGGCGGCGACAACATGGATTTGGCGCTGGCGCACCATGTCGGCACTCGCATGCAAGCCGAGGGTCACGACCTTGATCCATGGCAAAGCGTTTCTTTATGGCACGCCTGTCGTGATGCGAAAGAATCGCTGTTGTCGGACGACGGAAACGACGAGCAGACGATTTCCGTGCTCGGTCGTGGCAGTTCACTGATCGGCAACACGATCTCGGCCGCGATCACTCGCGACGATGCACGCGCTTTGATCGTTGACGGGTTCTTTCCTGTCTGCAGCAAAGGTGATCGGCCCCATCGAAATGTCGCTTCGGGGTTCCAAGACATCGGGCTGCCGTATGAAGCCGACCCGGCGATTACCAAGCAAGTCGCTGCGTTCTTGGCCGACCATGCGGACAACTCGACGGGTCTGACTCACTTGATCTTTAATGGCGGCGTTTTCCGCAGCGAAACGCTTCGTACTCGCATGCACGATGTTCTGGCCGGATGGTCCGATTCGTCGCCCACGGTGCTGGGCGGGTTGGACGAACTCGATGCCGCCGTCGCTCTCGGTGCAGCCTACTATGGTTGGTCGAAACAGTCCGGTGGCATTCGCATTCGCGGCGGCACGGCACGGTCGTATTACATCGGCATCGAAACCGCTGGATTGGCAATCCCCGGCGCGCCGCGGCCACTGCGTGCGCTGTGCGTTGCTCCCCAAGGAATGGAAGAAGGCAGCGAAGCCGAAGTCGCTGCGTCACCGGGTAACAGCGGCGAAGTCGGACTAGGCGAAGTTGGACTGGTTATTGGACAACCCGCCCGCTTCCGTTTTTTCTCGTCGACGATGCGATCAACTGACACGGTCGGAAAGACGATTGATCGTTGGTCGCCCGACGAACTGGTCGAAGGCCAACCGATCGAACTGACGTTGACCAGCGAATCGGCTGGCGATGATCCCTTCGTTCCGGTTCGATTCGTCAGCCGAGTGACGGAGCTTGGCATGTTCGAACTGTGGTGCCATTCCACTCGCAGTGACGACCAGTGGAAGATGGAATTCAACATCCGCGAAACCGGGGCCTGAGGTGTCGAACGCAAACGCGGGTTCCGAAGGCACGGCTCTGAATGATGCGGCTGCCAATGTTGCGACCTCGGATACTGACCAGCCATCACGCTTCGTCGTCGGAATCGACTTAGGAACCACCAACTGCGCGATGGCGTTTGTCGATACAACGGTCAACGACTGGACGGTTGAAACGTTCCGAGTGCCCCAGTGGGTCGACGTTGGGCAAATCGAGTCTCGCGAAACGCTGCCGTCGTTCCACTACCAATGGACACCCGCCGAAACCACCGGCGCGACGTTGCCCTGGCAATCAACTGGTGACGTGCCAAGCAACTGCGTTGGCGTGATGGCGCGAGACGCCGGTTCACGTCACCCCGGCCGTCGAATTTCGTCAGCGAAGAGCTGGTTGTCGCACGACGGAGTCGATCGGTCGGCGGATTTCTTGCCGTGGCACGGTGATGCGGACGTCGCTCGCATGTCACCTGTTACCGCATCGTCACGCTATCTGGATCATCTTCGCCGCGCGTGGAATCATGCGAATTTGAATGATCCGCTGGAACAACAAGATGTCGTGATCACCCTGCCCGCGTCGTTCGACGAAGTGGCTCGCGAGTTGACAATTCAAGCGGCGAAAGAAGCCGGGCTCGGGCGAGTCTATTTGATCGAGGAACCGCAGGCCGCGTTCTACGCCTGGATCGATCGTCATCGCGCCGATTGGACCGAATCGGTTCATCCTGGCCAACTGATTCTGGTCTGCGACATCGGCGGCGGAACGACCGACTTGACGTTAATCCGAGTCCAACCGGCAGGCGATAACCAAGACCAAGTTCAGTTTCACCGCGTCGCCGTCGGACGCCACCTGATCCTGGGCGGCGACAACATGGATCTGGCGATCGCCAGGCTTGCCGAAAAGAAACTTGCGGAACAGAAACTTGCCGAGCAGTCTGGAGGCGAACATGCAGATGCACCGGAGCTGTCGCCCGGCCAGTGGGATCGCTTGATCCAGGCATCCCGTGCGGTCAAAGAGACGATGCTGGCGGGCGACCGTCCATCGTCCTACACGATTCACTTGGCCGCCGAAGGATCCAGCCTGCTAGCGGGCGCCGTCCAAGTGGAATTGTCGGCCGAAGAGGTCGACGCGGCTCTCTTGGACGGTTTCTTTCCGGTTGCCGATCTGACCGATCGCCCCAGCAGCGTGCAAAGCGGTTTCCGCGAGTTCGGTTTGCCCTACGCTGCCGATCCTGGTGTGACCCGTCACTTGGCCGAGTTTTTGTCAAACCACCGTCGAAGCGGACTGGATGACGCCGACGTTGAATCGGCAGATCGTCCGGACTTGGTGCTGTTCAATGGCGGCGTGATGGTCTCGCCGGCCGTCCGAAATCGTGTCACCGTGTCTCTTAGTCGTTGGTTCGCCGGCCCCGGTGAAACGTGGCAGCCAACCGAACTCTCTGCGCCGCGACTCGACTTGGCCGTTGCCCACGGCGCTGCCTACTATGCGATGGTCCGCCGTGGCCAAGGAGTACGCATCGCGGCAAACCTCGGCCGGTCGTACTACATGCAAGTCACCGGCGAAGACGCTTCCGCTGGCAAACCGGCAACTGCAATCTGTCTGATTCCGGGCAATGCCGAAGCTGGGCAGCGGTTCCGAGCGGACGAGCATCCATTGCAGTTACAAGTCGGTGCACCCGTGCAGTTTCCGCTGTGGGTCAGCAGCACTCGGTTGGCCGACCGCGTCGGTGAACTCGTCGACGTCGAACCCGCTCAGATGTCGCCGTTGCCCCCGATCTGCACGGCGCTAGTCCGCGGCCGACGACGCGATGAAGAACAACTCAGTGTGCTGATTGAATCTGAGCTCTCCGAGATCGGCACGGTCGGCATGTACTGTGTCGATGTCGTTCAAGGTAAACGTTGGAAGCTCGACTTCGATATCCGCAGCACGCTCGAAACCGATCGGACGTCGCACGAAGGGGCCGGCGAATCAGCCGGCATCGTCGACTCGGACACGGTCATGGCTTGTGCCACCCAAATCGCACAGACCTTTGGCGAAAACAGCTCGTTGAAGCCCAATCGCGTTGTCGACGAACTGCAAAAGCTGACCGAAACCGGTCGTAACGCTTGGCCACCTTCGCTTTTACGTGAGTTGTGGCAGTTTCTGGTCGACGATCAGGCTGGCCGTCGCAAATCGGCTGCCCACGAAGCCCGCTGGATCAATTTGGCCGGATTCTGTTTACGGCCCGGCTACGGCGTCGCTGTCGATGATTGGCGAGTCACGCAGACCTGGAAACTTTTGCACGGAAAGCTCGCCTTCGCCGCGCCCCAGTCGAGGACAGAATCACTGATTC harbors:
- a CDS encoding Hsp70 family protein, which codes for MAAKFSVGIDLGTTNSVVAFTPIAGLPADSPESQGAPKTPASEPSISLLPIPQLVGPGQVESRSSLPSFLYLPREGEVESLKTSLVGDPQKGIAGHYARAQSADNPQRVVVAAKSWLCHGRVGRTEAVLPWQSPPEVTKVSSLDCTRRFLTHLVAAWHDAHPDAPLREQQVVLTVPASFDPAARDLTRQAAVESGLPADFLLLEEPQAAVYHWLATHAADWRQTLSAGDVLLVIDVGGGTTDLTLVNVDETDGDLTLNRLAVGNHLLLGGDNMDLALAHHVGTRMQAEGHDLDPWQSVSLWHACRDAKESLLSDDGNDEQTISVLGRGSSLIGNTISAAITRDDARALIVDGFFPVCSKGDRPHRNVASGFQDIGLPYEADPAITKQVAAFLADHADNSTGLTHLIFNGGVFRSETLRTRMHDVLAGWSDSSPTVLGGLDELDAAVALGAAYYGWSKQSGGIRIRGGTARSYYIGIETAGLAIPGAPRPLRALCVAPQGMEEGSEAEVAASPGNSGEVGLGEVGLVIGQPARFRFFSSTMRSTDTVGKTIDRWSPDELVEGQPIELTLTSESAGDDPFVPVRFVSRVTELGMFELWCHSTRSDDQWKMEFNIRETGA
- a CDS encoding DUF2760 domain-containing protein — its product is MGLGIALKAFSAALFDAQKSDQIAKLLAGEPIAASKPAALESPKQAEPTKPILPAKPARDSAVTLLATLQREARLIDLLQEDLGKYSDAQVGAAARPCLQQCGGTLRRLFEIKPLVDDAEGSTVVVGDSPSPMRYQWVGEGTAASGKLIHPGWQAAKVELPEWSGQAADANVIAPAQVKAN
- a CDS encoding Hsp70 family protein, translated to MSNANAGSEGTALNDAAANVATSDTDQPSRFVVGIDLGTTNCAMAFVDTTVNDWTVETFRVPQWVDVGQIESRETLPSFHYQWTPAETTGATLPWQSTGDVPSNCVGVMARDAGSRHPGRRISSAKSWLSHDGVDRSADFLPWHGDADVARMSPVTASSRYLDHLRRAWNHANLNDPLEQQDVVITLPASFDEVARELTIQAAKEAGLGRVYLIEEPQAAFYAWIDRHRADWTESVHPGQLILVCDIGGGTTDLTLIRVQPAGDNQDQVQFHRVAVGRHLILGGDNMDLAIARLAEKKLAEQKLAEQSGGEHADAPELSPGQWDRLIQASRAVKETMLAGDRPSSYTIHLAAEGSSLLAGAVQVELSAEEVDAALLDGFFPVADLTDRPSSVQSGFREFGLPYAADPGVTRHLAEFLSNHRRSGLDDADVESADRPDLVLFNGGVMVSPAVRNRVTVSLSRWFAGPGETWQPTELSAPRLDLAVAHGAAYYAMVRRGQGVRIAANLGRSYYMQVTGEDASAGKPATAICLIPGNAEAGQRFRADEHPLQLQVGAPVQFPLWVSSTRLADRVGELVDVEPAQMSPLPPICTALVRGRRRDEEQLSVLIESELSEIGTVGMYCVDVVQGKRWKLDFDIRSTLETDRTSHEGAGESAGIVDSDTVMACATQIAQTFGENSSLKPNRVVDELQKLTETGRNAWPPSLLRELWQFLVDDQAGRRKSAAHEARWINLAGFCLRPGYGVAVDDWRVTQTWKLLHGKLAFAAPQSRTESLILWRRISGGLTATQQQQLAAPLIASLQGKTGKLETHEAGEIWRLLGSLERLSVAEKIRLGDIAIAELPRKKTEKLRPALLWALGRLGSRQPIYGPLNTAVPSAKVADWIESLIAFDLDEPSSPLAIAQLGRKTGDRYRDLDESARTKAADYLAKKSANPHFITLLTEGGNLNREEEAAVFGDSLPLGIRLARS